The DNA sequence CGCCTTCCTCCTGAAGACGCCGCGCGACCAGAAGGAGGTCTCGCGCGTCGCGCACGCGGTCGCGATGGCCGTCGCGCTGAGCGACCTCCACGACCCCGGCCGCGCCGCCCTCCTCCCCGGTCCGCGCGACCGCTGACCGGCGCCCGGCGGAGGCCTCCCGGGCCCGGGAAAAAGCGGACGGAAAGCCTCCAACGAAGGTCGGTGGCCTTAAATACGGGCCCGCCGATGGGCGCGCCGCAGAGAGAGACGAGGAAAAGATCTCTTTTTCCTTGCCCGCCCGCCGGCGCGCCTTCGCGCGAGCGGGTCGAAACGGTGAAACCGGCCGGAGCCGATCCGGCCCCGCATTCCCAGGAGGAAACCCAGTCGTGCAGCCAGCGCAGATGTATGATCGCGCGATCACGGTATTCTCGCCCGACGGCCGCCTGTTCCAGGTGGAGTACGCTCGCGAGGCCGTGAAGCGCGGAACCACCACGGTCGGTCTGAAGTTCAACGATGGCGTCGTGCTCATCGTCGACAAGCGCATCACGTCCGCGCTCATCGAGCCGGACTCGATCGAGAAGATCTTCAAGCTCGACGACCACGTCGGCTGCGCGACCTCCGGTCTCGTCGCGGACGCCCGCGTCCTCGTGGACCGCGCCCGCATCGACGGCCAGATGAACCGCGTCACGTACGACGAGCGCATCGAGGTCGAGACGCTCGTGAAGAAGATCTGCGACTTCAAGCAGACCTACACGCAGTACGGCGGCGTCCGGCCCTTCGGCACGGCGCTCCTCATCGCGGGCGTCGACCAGACGGGCGTCCACCTCTTCGAGACGGACCCCTCGGGCGCCCTCATGAGCTACAAGGCGAGCTCGATCGGCGCGGGCCGGTCGGCCGTCATGGAAGTCTTCGAAAGCGACTACCGCGAGGGCGCGTCCAAGGACGACGCGATCAAGCTCGGCCTCAAGGCGCTCCACCGCGCGACCGAGGGCAAGCTCAACCCGAGCGCCCTCGAGATCGGCATCGTCACGAAGACCGAGACGTTCCACAAGCTCGCCCCCGACGTGATCAAGCGCCACGTGGACGCGGCCATCGGTCCCGCCGGCGGCTGACGGGGGCCTCCCCTTGGTCACCCTGGACGAAGCGGTTATCGCGCGCCTCGAGACGCACGGGATGCAGCTCGAGATCCTCGTGGACCCCGAGATCGCCCTCGCGTTCCGCGAGAGCCACGGCAAGAAGGCGTACGAGCTCGACGACATGCTGGCCGCCGAGTTCGTCTTCATCGACGCCAAGGCGGGCGAGAAGGCGTCGAACGAGGAGCTCACGAAGGCCTTCGACACGACGGACCTCAAGGCCTGCGTCGACCGCATCCTGCTCAAGGGCGACCTGCAGCTCACGACCGACCAGCGGCGACGCATGGTCGAGCGCAAGCGCAAGCTCATCGTGATGCACATCGCGCGGAACGCGGTGAACCCGCAGATGGGCGGCGCGCCCCACCCGCCGGCCCGCATCGAGGCCGCGATGGAGGAGGCGCGCATCCATCTCGACCCGTTCAAGAGCGTCGAGGCGCAGATCCCGGACGTCATCAAGGCGCTCCGTCCGCTCCTCCCGCTCAAGTTCGAGGTCATCACCATCGCCGTCCGCATCCCGGCCACGGAGGCCGGCAAGGCGTACCAGATCATCCGCGGCTTCGGAGACCTGAGCAAGGAGGAGTGGCAGTCCGACGGATCGTGGGTCGGCCTCCTCACCATGCCCGCGGGGCTCCAGACGGAGTTCTACGCGGAGCTGAACAAGCGGACGCACGGGTCCGCGGAAACCAAGATCGTGAAACACGGATCGTGACAGACATGACTCATCGTGGACAACAGGTCCGCGAGCTCGTGGTTCCCGGCGAGCTCCTGGACGACACCGGGCGCCTGAAGCCCGGCTTCAACACCTATCGGGAAGGCGGCAGCGTCTTTGCGACGCGCCTCGGCCTCAAGGAGGTCCGCGGCGACCGCGTGAGCGTCATCCAGCTCTCCGGCCGCTACGAGCCCATGCGCGGCGACTTCGTGATCGGCACCGTCGTCGAAAACGGCCCGTCCAACTGGTACATCACCGTGGGCGCGCCGCAGGACGTCGGCATGCACGTGAACGACGTGCCGTGGCGCGTCGAGTTCGGCGAGACCTCGAAGTACCTCGCGGTCGGCGACACCGTCCTCCTGCGCGTCGTGCACGTCGACGAGCTGCGCAAGGTCCAGGTCTCGATGAAGGACCGCCAGTGCCGCAAGCTCGAAGGCGGCATCACGCTCGACATCAGCCCCTCGAAGGTGCCCCGCGTCATCGGACGCCAGGGTTCCATGATCTCGATGATCAAGGACATGACGAACACGCGCATGCTCGTCGGCCAGAACGGCGTCATCTGGATCGACGGGGCGCCGCAGGACATCGCGGTCGCGCGCCGGGCCATCGAGACGATCGAGGCCGAGGCGCACACGAGCGGGCTCACGGACCGCATCCGCAAGCTCCTCGAGGACGCCCGCGGCCGGAGCTACGAGGAGGTCCGCGCGGAGCGCGAGAGCGAGCGCCGCCAGTCCGGCGAGGACGAAGGCGGCGACGGCGGGGAGCCCGAGGGCGAAGAGGGCTTCGACGACAGCGACGGGGACGACGACCCCGAGGATGACGAATCGTAGGTGTTTCACATGGGTGGCAAAAAGCCAGAGGGCATGGAGCTCTTCAAGGACGGTCGCCGCATCGACGGCCGCCGGCCCGACGAGCTCCGGCCGATCAAGATCCAGGCCGGCGTGCTGAAGCGCGCCGACGGCTCCGCGTATCTCGAGTGGGGCGGCAACAAGATCCTCGTCGCGGTCTACGGGCCGCGCGAGGCGCACCCCCGGCACGACCAGGACCCGGTCCGCGCCATCGTGCGCTGCCGCTACAACATGGCGAGCTTCTCGGTCTCCGACCGCAAGCGCCCCGGCCCCGACCGCCGGAGCCAGGAGATCTCGAAGATCCTCTCCGAGGCCCTCGCGCACGTGGTGCTCACGCAGCTCTACCCGCGGACGGCCATCGACGTCTTCATCGAGGTCATCGAGGCCGAGGCCGGCACGCGCTGCGCGGGCCTCACGGCCGCGAGCGTCGCGCTCGCCGACGCGGGCATCCCGATGAAGGGCCTCGTGTCGAGCGTCGCCGCGGGCAAGATCGACGGGAAGGTCGTCCTCGACCTCTCGCGCGAGGAGGACAACTTCGGCGAGACGGACCTCCCGATCGCGATCGTCCCCAAGACGAACGAGTTCGTCCTCATGCAGATGGACGGCCACCTCACGGACGCCGAGTTCGACGAGGCGCTGACGATGGCCTCGGACGCCGCGCACACGATCTACGGCATCCAGAAGCGCGCGCTCGTCGACCGCTACGAGCGCGCCGCCGAGACGCAGGCCTCCGACGAGGAGGAGACCGAGCGCGGCCACGAGCCCGACGAGGGCTCCGAAGGAGGCTACTGAGATGGGCGAGAACGACGTCGTGAGCGAGATCAAGAAGGACCACATCTACGCGCTCGCGCGCGAGGGCCGCCGCTTCGATGGCCGCGCGTTCGACGAGTACCGTCCGATCCGCATCCAGACGAACCTCATCCAGCAGGCCGAGGGCTCGGCCCGCGTCCAGATCGGCGACACCGACGTGTTCGTCGGCGTCAAGATGGCGATCGGCGAGCCCTACGCGGACTCCCCCAAGTCGGGCGTGCTCACGACGAGCGCGGAGCTCATCCCCATGGCCTCGCCGACGTTCGAGCCCGGCCCGCCGCGCCCCGCGGCGATCGAGCTCGCGCGCGTCGTCGACCGCGGCATCCGCGAGACGAAGACGATCAACGTCGAGAAGCTCTGCATCGTCGAGGGCGAGAAGGTGTGGATGACGTACGTCGACATCCACATCGTCGACTACGACGGCAACCTCTTCGACGCGGCGAGCCTCGGCGCCATCTGCGCGCTCGTGTCGGCGAAGGTCCCGGCCTCGAAGCACGAGGTCGGCGAGGACATGCCGATGCCGGTCGACCACCTGCCCATCATGACGACGGGCCTCAAGCTCGGCAGCGAGAACGCGATCGTCCTGGACCCCGGCCTCGCCGAGGACCAGGTCGGCGGTCCCCGCCTCTCCGTCTCGACGGACGAGAACGGCGACATCCGCGCCATGCAGAAGGGTCTCGTCGGCGGCCTCACCCGCAACGAGGTCAAGTGGATCGTCGCGACGGGCCGCGAGCGCGCCCGCGACATCCGCGAGCAGGTCATCAAGGCCACGGGCTTCTCGCTGCCTTGAGCGCCCAACCGGCGCGTTCGCGCCGGGAAAAACCGCGGGGCGCCCTCCCGGGCGCCCCGATCTCCGTTTTCGTTCTTCTTTGTCCTACGCGTGCGTCACGGTGAACACGTAGTTCCCGCCGCCCACGACCGGCTCCACGACGAGGAGCACGCGCATCGGCGCCGGCGCGGGACCGTAGAGCACGGCCGATCCGGACCCCGTCTGCGGCGCCGCCGTCGTGGTC is a window from the Candidatus Thermoplasmatota archaeon genome containing:
- the psmA gene encoding archaeal proteasome endopeptidase complex subunit alpha, with protein sequence MYDRAITVFSPDGRLFQVEYAREAVKRGTTTVGLKFNDGVVLIVDKRITSALIEPDSIEKIFKLDDHVGCATSGLVADARVLVDRARIDGQMNRVTYDERIEVETLVKKICDFKQTYTQYGGVRPFGTALLIAGVDQTGVHLFETDPSGALMSYKASSIGAGRSAVMEVFESDYREGASKDDAIKLGLKALHRATEGKLNPSALEIGIVTKTETFHKLAPDVIKRHVDAAIGPAGG
- a CDS encoding ribosome assembly factor SBDS; protein product: MVTLDEAVIARLETHGMQLEILVDPEIALAFRESHGKKAYELDDMLAAEFVFIDAKAGEKASNEELTKAFDTTDLKACVDRILLKGDLQLTTDQRRRMVERKRKLIVMHIARNAVNPQMGGAPHPPARIEAAMEEARIHLDPFKSVEAQIPDVIKALRPLLPLKFEVITIAVRIPATEAGKAYQIIRGFGDLSKEEWQSDGSWVGLLTMPAGLQTEFYAELNKRTHGSAETKIVKHGS
- the rrp4 gene encoding exosome complex RNA-binding protein Rrp4, whose product is MTHRGQQVRELVVPGELLDDTGRLKPGFNTYREGGSVFATRLGLKEVRGDRVSVIQLSGRYEPMRGDFVIGTVVENGPSNWYITVGAPQDVGMHVNDVPWRVEFGETSKYLAVGDTVLLRVVHVDELRKVQVSMKDRQCRKLEGGITLDISPSKVPRVIGRQGSMISMIKDMTNTRMLVGQNGVIWIDGAPQDIAVARRAIETIEAEAHTSGLTDRIRKLLEDARGRSYEEVRAERESERRQSGEDEGGDGGEPEGEEGFDDSDGDDDPEDDES
- the rrp41 gene encoding exosome complex exonuclease Rrp41, whose translation is MGGKKPEGMELFKDGRRIDGRRPDELRPIKIQAGVLKRADGSAYLEWGGNKILVAVYGPREAHPRHDQDPVRAIVRCRYNMASFSVSDRKRPGPDRRSQEISKILSEALAHVVLTQLYPRTAIDVFIEVIEAEAGTRCAGLTAASVALADAGIPMKGLVSSVAAGKIDGKVVLDLSREEDNFGETDLPIAIVPKTNEFVLMQMDGHLTDAEFDEALTMASDAAHTIYGIQKRALVDRYERAAETQASDEEETERGHEPDEGSEGGY
- the rrp42 gene encoding exosome complex protein Rrp42; the encoded protein is MGENDVVSEIKKDHIYALAREGRRFDGRAFDEYRPIRIQTNLIQQAEGSARVQIGDTDVFVGVKMAIGEPYADSPKSGVLTTSAELIPMASPTFEPGPPRPAAIELARVVDRGIRETKTINVEKLCIVEGEKVWMTYVDIHIVDYDGNLFDAASLGAICALVSAKVPASKHEVGEDMPMPVDHLPIMTTGLKLGSENAIVLDPGLAEDQVGGPRLSVSTDENGDIRAMQKGLVGGLTRNEVKWIVATGRERARDIREQVIKATGFSLP